A single Pristis pectinata isolate sPriPec2 chromosome 22, sPriPec2.1.pri, whole genome shotgun sequence DNA region contains:
- the LOC127581564 gene encoding brain acid soluble protein 1-like, protein MEVQREKWDRSWRIRRRRRNREKGCKVRGRKRHLTSRREKEKHRRGGRKREATEGQSGSEDLAGELQPGEERAGTDKQGEGERREPDPESLEDQRGPKQREPGAVDSPGPEGEGPRGPSSTAREERAAAEEKVMEGEQPRRSPGAEEPEQQEDPAPAGPPGAELENSGEEEDQAVAELGGVKGGQAAAEEPGSPMGRAGERGEELGRQEQRGAEGPELEEEGREAPSLKEQEAEGGREEAEVSEGQEGAGDALMGEQPEIPGEIELHQSGAEKLNSKTQLNQD, encoded by the coding sequence ATGGAGGTCCAGAGGGAGAAATGGGACCGGAGCTGGAGGATCCGGCGGAGGAGGAGAAACCGAGAGAAGGGCTGCAAGGTCCGCGGCAGGAAGAGGCACCTGACCAGCCGGCGGGAGAAGGAGAAGCACCGCCGGGGCGGGAGGAAGAGGGAGGCCACCGAGGGGCAGTCGGGCAGCGAGGACCTGGCGGGGGAGCTGCAGCCCGGGGAGGAGAGGGCGGGGACGGACAAGCAAGGAGAGGGGGAGCGCCGGGAGCCTGACCCGGAGAGCCTGGAGGATCAGCGGGGGCCGAAGCAGAGAGAGCCGGGGGCCGTCGACTCGCCGGGCCCAGAGGGTGAGGGGCCCAGGGGCCCCAGCTCAACGGCCCGGGAGGAGCGCGCGGCCGCCgaggagaaggtgatggagggggAGCAGCCGAGGAGGAGCCCAGGAGCGGAGGAGCCTGAGCAGCAGGAGGACCCAGCCCCAGCCGGGCCGCCGGGAGCCGAGCTGGAGAACAGCGGGGAGGAGGAGGACCAGGCTGTCGCCGAGCTTGGTGGCGTGAAGGGCGGGCAAGCGGCGGCAGAGGAGCCGGGGAGTCCGATGGGCCGAGCGGGGGAGCGAGGAGAAGAACTGGGCCGGCAGGAGCAGCGAGGGGCAGAAGGGCCGGAGCTGGAAGAAGAGGGACGAGAGGCACCGAGTCTGAAGGAGCAAGAAGCGGAGGGGGGTAGAGAGGAGGCGGAAGTTTCAGAGGGCCAGGAGGGAGCTGGAGACGCACTGATGGGAGAACAACCGGAGATTCCGGGGGAAATAGAACTACACCAAAGTGGAGCTGAAAAACTTAACAGCAAGACCCAGTTAAATCAGGACTGA